One Pelobates fuscus isolate aPelFus1 chromosome 8, aPelFus1.pri, whole genome shotgun sequence genomic window carries:
- the THUMPD1 gene encoding THUMP domain-containing protein 1, producing MSSEGQKGKKRGKSQYVGNAKRQRGCRQLEVGMQGILITCNMNERKCVGEAYSLLNEYGEQLYGAEKLHEDRDGASESEDDDDVEAALKKEVAEIRTSTEKNLRRFQSVDSGANNVVFIRTLNVEPEKLVHHILKDMYTTKKKKTRVILRMLPVSGTCKAFPEDLRKYAEKFFELWFKAPNKGTFQIVYKARNNNHMNRDDVIKDLAGIVGSQNPENKVDLNNPEYTIVVEIIKNICCLSVVKDYILFRKYNLQEVVKSNKEETSPNPATTATEKNDEETKEEPKTADA from the exons ATGAGCTCCGAGGGACAGAAGGGCAAGAAGAGGGGGAAATCCCAATATGTGGGGAATGCAAAGAGGCAAAGGGGCTGCAGGCAGCTGGAGGTGGGCATGCAGGGGATCCTCATCACTTGTAACATGAACGAGAGGAAATGTGTAGGGGAAGCATACAGCCTTCTTAATGAATACGGGGAGCAGTTGTATGGAGCAGAGAAG TTACACGAGGATCGTGATGGTGCATCTGAAAGCGAGGATGATGATGATGTGGAGGCAGCTCTAAAGAAAGAAGTTGCTGAAATTCGCACGTCAACAGAAAAAAACCTGCGCAGATTCCAGTCTGTAGACAGTGGCGCCAACAATGTTGTTTTCATTCGGACCCTGAATGTGG AACCCGAGAAGTTGGTGCATCACATTCTAAAAGACATGTATACTACCAAAAAGAAGAAGACTAGGGTCATCCTCCGGATGCTGCCCGTGTCTGGCACTTGTAAAGCTTTCCCTGAAGATCTCCGGAAGTATGCTGAGAAGTTTTTTGAACTGTGGTTTAAGGCTCCCAATAAAGGAACCTTTCAAATTGTATATAAAGCTCGCAACAACAATCACATGAACAGGGATGATGTTATCAAGGACCTGGCAG GCATTGTTGGAAGCCAGAACCCAGAGAACAAAGTGGATCTGAATAACCCAGAGTACACCATTGTggtggaaataataaaaaatatttgctgCCTGAGTGTCGTGAAGGATTACATCCTCTTCAGGAAATATAATCTGCAGGAGGTGGTGAAAAGCAACAAAGAGGAAACTTCACCAAATCCGGCCACCACGGCTACAGAGAAAAATGACGAAGAAACTAAGGAAGAACCAAAGACTGCCGATGCCTAG